A stretch of Desulfotignum phosphitoxidans DSM 13687 DNA encodes these proteins:
- a CDS encoding ABC transporter ATP-binding protein: MTQHTLLEIKDLVVEFDTEQGRVRAVDHVGFSLGKGRILGIAGESGCGKSVTALSIIRLLPKPVSQIVKGRILYQGQDLLTLPIQQMQRIRGRKIAMIFQEPMTALNPVHTAGRQMKEVFALHFPDMTAGEKHAKAIQLLERAGIPDPARVLDKYPHQLSGGIRQRVMIAMALSCEPDILIADEPTTALDVTIQAQILDLIKTLKNKSGMSIVLITHDLGVIAENCDDVAVMYAGQIVETADVHSLFNHPLHPYTQGLLVSIPSLSKHSKTRLPTIPGHVPDLARMPEGCRFADRCPDTEDICRTHPPRLRSVGKGRTVACHLVSRPFEQKKKRI, encoded by the coding sequence ATGACGCAACACACACTGCTGGAAATCAAAGACCTGGTTGTGGAATTCGACACGGAACAGGGACGGGTCCGGGCCGTGGACCATGTGGGGTTTTCACTGGGAAAAGGGCGAATCCTGGGGATTGCCGGAGAATCCGGGTGCGGCAAAAGCGTGACTGCGTTAAGTATTATCCGGCTGTTGCCCAAACCCGTGTCACAAATTGTCAAGGGCCGGATTCTGTATCAGGGTCAGGATCTTTTGACACTGCCGATTCAGCAGATGCAGCGCATCCGGGGCCGGAAAATCGCCATGATATTTCAGGAACCCATGACGGCGCTGAATCCGGTTCACACGGCCGGCCGGCAGATGAAAGAGGTGTTTGCGCTGCATTTTCCGGACATGACCGCCGGCGAAAAACACGCCAAAGCGATTCAATTGCTGGAGCGGGCAGGGATTCCGGATCCGGCCCGGGTCCTGGATAAATATCCGCATCAGCTTTCCGGCGGGATCCGCCAGCGGGTGATGATTGCCATGGCGTTGAGCTGTGAACCCGACATCCTGATTGCCGATGAACCCACCACCGCCCTGGATGTGACCATTCAGGCACAGATTCTGGATCTGATCAAAACACTGAAAAACAAATCCGGCATGTCCATTGTTCTCATCACCCATGATCTGGGGGTGATTGCGGAAAACTGTGATGACGTGGCGGTGATGTATGCCGGACAGATTGTCGAGACCGCCGATGTCCACTCGCTTTTCAACCATCCGCTTCATCCCTATACCCAAGGATTGCTTGTTTCGATTCCTTCGTTGTCCAAACACAGCAAAACCCGGTTGCCCACCATTCCCGGCCATGTGCCGGACCTGGCCCGGATGCCCGAAGGATGCCGGTTTGCAGACCGATGCCCGGATACCGAAGACATCTGTCGGACGCATCCGCCCCGGCTGAGATCCGTGGGAAAGGGCCGGACAGTGGCGTGTCATCTGGTTTCCCGGCCTTTTGAACAAAAAAAGAAAAGAATATAA
- a CDS encoding ABC transporter ATP-binding protein yields the protein MTILNVSRLIKYFPVLGGVFLRRTGWVHAVDDVSFSVEKGKTFGLVGESGCGKTTLGRCIMGLYDLTGGSVAVQGQSISNLTGFQKKKLATHLQMIFQDPYESLDPRQTVQQILEEKYRIHGHDSSHLSREIRQLLSQVGLSKDSLSRYPHEFSGGQRQRIGIARAVSMHPEIIICDEPVSALDVSVQSKILNLLLELQQTLGLTYVFISHDLSVVRHMSDQIGVMYLGKIVEMADAQDIYDNARHPYTRALLSAVPVPDPDTEPRRIILTGEVPSVENPPSGCRFHTRCPHVADICRQEPPALISKGNDTRHVAACHFF from the coding sequence ATGACCATTTTAAATGTCAGCCGGCTTATAAAATATTTTCCCGTGCTGGGGGGTGTTTTTCTCAGGCGGACCGGCTGGGTCCATGCCGTGGATGATGTCTCGTTTTCTGTGGAAAAAGGAAAGACATTCGGCCTGGTGGGGGAATCCGGTTGCGGAAAAACCACGCTGGGGCGATGTATCATGGGCCTGTACGATCTCACCGGCGGGTCTGTCGCCGTTCAGGGACAATCCATTTCAAATCTGACGGGTTTTCAGAAAAAAAAACTGGCCACCCATCTTCAAATGATTTTTCAGGATCCCTATGAATCATTGGACCCCAGGCAGACGGTTCAGCAGATCCTGGAGGAAAAATACAGAATTCACGGTCATGATTCATCCCATCTGTCCCGGGAAATCCGGCAGCTTTTGTCCCAGGTGGGCCTTTCCAAAGACAGCCTGTCCAGATATCCCCATGAATTTTCAGGGGGCCAGCGTCAGCGCATCGGCATTGCAAGGGCCGTGAGCATGCATCCTGAAATCATCATCTGTGATGAACCGGTGTCGGCCCTGGATGTGTCGGTACAGTCCAAAATTTTAAATCTGTTACTGGAATTGCAGCAAACCCTGGGCCTGACCTATGTGTTTATTTCCCATGATCTTTCCGTGGTCCGGCACATGTCGGATCAGATCGGGGTGATGTATCTGGGAAAGATTGTGGAGATGGCGGATGCCCAGGATATCTATGACAATGCCCGGCATCCCTATACCCGGGCATTGCTTTCCGCCGTGCCCGTGCCGGATCCGGATACCGAACCCCGGCGGATCATTCTCACCGGCGAGGTGCCCTCGGTTGAAAATCCCCCGTCAGGATGCCGGTTTCATACCCGGTGTCCCCATGTGGCAGACATTTGCCGCCAGGAACCGCCGGCATTGATATCTAAGGGAAATGATACCCGCCATGTGGCTGCCTGCCATTTTTTCTGA
- the ligA gene encoding NAD-dependent DNA ligase LigA, giving the protein MDAHIKAQVRQLQKLLNDHNYYYHVLDDPKISDAEYDRLMQELIHLETAYPDLVTPDSPTRRIGGAPLPAFEHAEHTVPMLSLDNAFSHQDILDFHARIQKNTGETKIWYTAEPKLDGVAIELRYENGVLVQAVTRGDGFVGEVVTDNVRTIRSVPLGLRSDTRACPHLLEVRGEVFISRTGFDTLNRKRKSAGDPVFANPRNAAAGSLRQLDSAITASRPLDLFVYGRGQVAGLSFDSQSELLDALTDLGFPVNPLVKKKISIEQTLEFYKELIEIRPDLPYEIDGMVIKVDPIPMQQTLGEKIKSPRWAIAYKFAAVEKITRITDILVQVGRTGTLTPVAVLEPVQVGGVTVSRATLHNMDEIVKKDIRIKDTALVTRAGDVIPKVVKILTAERTGEEQIFHMPSHCPVCHSLVQRLEGEAAVKCINAACPAQRKERIRHFASKKGFDIEGLGKKLVEQLVDEGLLTSFADLFTLKKEQLIPLDRMAEKSAHNLITAIDKARQIPLHRFVFALGIDHTGEHAARVLARNFLTLEDLMAASREDLEGIHGLGAITADAIAGFFANSENRALISQLENNGVSIVNALAGPAEKKDHVFAGKTLVLTGTLTTMTRSEAKKRLLSLGAKVTGSVSKNTDYLVAGKEAGSKLARARDLEVPVLDEDRFLTLLGS; this is encoded by the coding sequence ATGGACGCGCACATTAAAGCACAGGTCAGACAGCTTCAGAAATTATTGAACGACCATAATTATTATTACCATGTCCTGGATGATCCTAAAATTTCCGATGCAGAATATGACCGGCTCATGCAGGAACTCATCCACCTGGAAACCGCATACCCCGACCTGGTCACACCGGATTCTCCCACCCGGCGAATCGGCGGCGCGCCCCTGCCCGCGTTTGAACATGCCGAACACACCGTTCCCATGCTCAGCCTGGACAATGCGTTTTCCCATCAGGATATTCTGGATTTCCATGCCCGGATTCAGAAAAATACCGGTGAAACCAAGATATGGTACACGGCCGAGCCCAAACTGGACGGGGTGGCCATTGAGCTGCGGTATGAAAACGGGGTCCTGGTTCAGGCCGTGACCCGGGGAGACGGATTTGTGGGAGAGGTGGTCACAGACAACGTGCGCACCATCCGGTCGGTGCCTCTGGGCCTGAGAAGCGACACCCGTGCCTGCCCGCACCTGCTGGAAGTCAGAGGAGAAGTGTTCATATCCCGGACCGGTTTTGACACATTGAACCGGAAACGAAAAAGTGCCGGGGATCCCGTGTTTGCCAATCCCAGAAACGCGGCCGCCGGATCATTACGTCAACTGGATTCCGCCATTACCGCGTCCCGGCCCCTGGACCTGTTTGTATATGGCCGGGGGCAGGTGGCAGGGCTGTCATTTGATTCTCAGTCCGAATTGCTGGATGCGTTGACGGACTTAGGGTTTCCCGTGAATCCGCTGGTGAAAAAAAAGATCTCCATTGAACAGACCCTGGAATTTTACAAAGAACTGATTGAGATCCGGCCGGACCTGCCCTATGAAATCGACGGTATGGTGATCAAGGTGGACCCGATACCCATGCAGCAGACCTTGGGAGAGAAAATAAAAAGCCCCAGATGGGCCATTGCCTATAAATTCGCTGCGGTGGAAAAGATCACCCGGATCACGGATATTCTGGTTCAGGTGGGCCGCACCGGGACCCTGACCCCGGTGGCCGTGCTGGAACCGGTTCAGGTGGGCGGTGTGACCGTGTCCCGGGCCACGCTGCACAACATGGATGAAATTGTGAAAAAAGATATCCGCATCAAAGACACGGCCCTGGTCACCCGGGCCGGAGATGTGATTCCCAAGGTGGTAAAGATTCTGACAGCAGAGCGCACGGGTGAAGAACAGATTTTTCACATGCCGTCGCACTGTCCGGTGTGCCATTCCCTTGTCCAGCGTCTGGAAGGGGAGGCAGCCGTCAAATGCATCAACGCGGCCTGTCCGGCCCAGCGAAAAGAACGGATCCGGCATTTTGCCTCCAAAAAAGGATTTGATATCGAGGGGTTAGGAAAAAAACTGGTGGAGCAACTGGTGGATGAAGGGCTGCTTACCTCATTTGCGGACCTGTTCACCCTGAAAAAAGAACAATTGATCCCTTTGGACCGGATGGCGGAAAAATCGGCCCACAACCTGATCACAGCCATTGACAAAGCCCGGCAGATCCCGCTGCACCGGTTTGTCTTCGCTTTGGGCATCGATCATACCGGAGAACATGCGGCCCGGGTTCTGGCCCGGAATTTTTTGACCCTGGAGGATCTCATGGCGGCTTCCAGGGAAGACCTGGAAGGGATTCACGGCCTGGGGGCCATCACAGCCGATGCCATTGCCGGATTTTTCGCCAATTCTGAAAACCGTGCCCTGATCAGTCAGCTCGAAAACAATGGCGTGAGCATCGTCAATGCACTGGCAGGACCGGCTGAAAAAAAAGATCATGTGTTTGCCGGTAAAACCCTGGTTCTCACCGGCACCCTGACCACCATGACCCGGTCCGAAGCCAAAAAAAGGTTGCTGTCTCTGGGAGCAAAAGTCACGGGCAGCGTGTCAAAAAACACTGATTATCTGGTGGCGGGAAAAGAGGCCGGCTCCAAACTGGCCCGGGCCAGGGACCTGGAGGTTCCCGTGCTGGATGAAGACCGGTTTTTGACCCTGCTGGGATCCTGA
- a CDS encoding nucleoside phosphorylase, producing the protein MNYPAWLDLSETSLIPPLGTRQAPSLGPVAVMVSTAADLKLLQPDLAETSFGSVPFFVSRLITDSQGFSVAGPFVGSPYAAMMMESLVAKGAKQILILGWCGSLRSDIQVGDLIVPDSGLVDEGTSRHYASLDPVLPQTLPNPDLSKQLADHLDTQGLVCAQGPVWTTDAIYRETPKKIAWFRDQGAIAVEMECSALFSVAAFQNVDVAALLVVSDSLAAGDWDPGFRRSRFKAARQDACDAILGFARHLAETQSMPMTETQSKPMTETQSMPMMDAGQ; encoded by the coding sequence ATGAATTATCCGGCATGGTTGGACCTGAGTGAAACATCCCTGATACCGCCCTTAGGGACAAGACAGGCACCCTCTTTAGGGCCGGTGGCGGTGATGGTGTCAACGGCGGCGGATCTGAAGCTGCTCCAGCCGGATCTGGCTGAGACATCCTTTGGATCGGTGCCGTTTTTTGTCAGCCGTCTGATCACTGATTCACAGGGATTCAGTGTGGCCGGACCGTTTGTGGGATCTCCCTATGCCGCCATGATGATGGAATCCTTAGTGGCCAAAGGCGCAAAACAGATTCTGATTCTGGGATGGTGCGGGAGCCTGCGGTCTGATATTCAGGTGGGTGATTTGATCGTTCCGGACTCAGGTCTGGTGGATGAAGGCACATCCAGGCATTATGCCTCCCTGGACCCGGTCCTGCCGCAAACGTTGCCGAATCCGGATCTCAGCAAACAACTGGCAGATCATCTGGACACCCAAGGGCTGGTGTGCGCCCAGGGGCCGGTGTGGACCACAGATGCCATTTACCGGGAAACACCTAAAAAAATCGCCTGGTTCAGGGATCAGGGCGCCATTGCCGTGGAAATGGAATGTTCAGCCCTTTTTTCCGTGGCCGCGTTTCAAAATGTGGATGTGGCGGCACTCCTGGTGGTATCTGACAGCCTGGCCGCCGGGGACTGGGACCCGGGTTTCCGGCGGTCCCGTTTTAAAGCGGCCCGGCAGGATGCCTGTGACGCGATTCTGGGATTTGCCCGGCACCTGGCTGAAACCCAGTCTATGCCAATGACTGAAACCCAGTCTAAGCCAATGACTGAAACCCAGTCTATGCCAATGATGGATGCTGGACAATGA
- a CDS encoding cold-shock protein, giving the protein MATGIVKWFNDAKGYGFIEQEDGPDVFVHHTGISATGFRSLNEGDRVSFDVEDGQKGPAAVNVVVL; this is encoded by the coding sequence ATGGCAACAGGGATTGTAAAATGGTTTAACGATGCAAAAGGGTATGGATTTATTGAACAGGAAGACGGGCCGGATGTTTTTGTGCACCATACAGGAATCAGCGCCACCGGTTTCAGATCATTGAACGAGGGTGACCGGGTCTCCTTTGACGTTGAAGACGGCCAGAAAGGTCCTGCGGCTGTCAACGTCGTTGTACTGTAG
- the recO gene encoding DNA repair protein RecO encodes MHDFKTDAILLRRIEYGDHDFIITFMTRDKGKITVMAKNAKKSVKRFSGSLDLFSFNHIQCRMPKKNKDALLTLVQSDLENGFANIRYDVYKTAYASYWTEMVNLWLEEGKAQPDVYDLLLFSFDMLNRSDMPKEVLSLLFQIRFMSISGFSPTIERCGICQVHLDDISEKMLRFDFREGKIVCPKCRVNGVRSGLDVSKGTLKQLFWMNNTHVEKADRIRFSSMAVKEGQILLESFIAFHMAREFKTLTFLKRLRNDAWT; translated from the coding sequence ATGCACGATTTTAAAACAGATGCGATTCTGCTGCGCCGGATTGAATATGGGGATCATGATTTCATCATCACTTTCATGACCCGAGACAAAGGCAAGATCACTGTCATGGCCAAGAATGCCAAAAAAAGCGTCAAGCGCTTTTCCGGGTCCCTGGATCTGTTTTCTTTCAACCATATTCAGTGCCGCATGCCCAAAAAGAACAAAGACGCGTTGTTGACCCTGGTGCAGTCGGACCTGGAAAACGGGTTTGCCAATATCCGGTATGATGTGTATAAAACCGCGTATGCCAGTTACTGGACGGAAATGGTGAATCTGTGGCTGGAAGAGGGCAAAGCCCAGCCGGACGTGTATGATCTGCTGCTGTTTTCTTTTGACATGCTGAACCGGTCCGATATGCCCAAAGAGGTGTTAAGCCTGTTGTTTCAGATCCGGTTCATGAGTATTTCCGGATTTTCACCCACCATTGAAAGATGCGGCATCTGCCAGGTTCATCTGGATGATATTTCCGAAAAGATGCTGCGGTTTGATTTCAGGGAAGGAAAGATCGTGTGCCCCAAATGCCGTGTCAACGGGGTCAGATCCGGACTGGATGTTTCCAAGGGCACATTAAAGCAATTGTTCTGGATGAACAATACCCATGTTGAAAAAGCCGATCGCATCCGGTTTTCCAGCATGGCCGTCAAAGAGGGACAGATTCTGCTGGAATCGTTTATCGCTTTTCACATGGCCCGGGAATTTAAAACATTGACGTTTTTAAAACGACTGAGAAATGACGCATGGACCTAA
- a CDS encoding GHMP family kinase ATP-binding protein, translating into MDLSGILENNPVKVSVPCRVDFGGTLDISTFYLPLAHLNPVGFNMAMDLRTKVTLTPYRRGRIKVSSRGFDSAEFDHGNAPFDHPMGLMFACAQYFNAHGVHIQIDSASPPRSALGGSSSAAVAILAAFHTVFENPVDPAQVAWLAHYIESSVAGVPCGVQDQAAAAFGGAHMWAWKIGDHGGPVFDRFPVFDSKDDRKNFIPHMQVAYCGIPHVSKDINSRWVASFVQGKTRTVFARIIEMTRAFYTAILNKEYAEAADLMIRETRLRQQMTPDVLDETGEKLFDAAQAHQCGARFTGAGGGGCLWAVGGQKDMVLLAESWRTLLKDIPEAKLLDTRIDPAGILIE; encoded by the coding sequence ATGGACCTAAGTGGTATTCTGGAAAACAATCCCGTCAAGGTGTCGGTGCCCTGCCGGGTGGATTTCGGCGGGACCCTGGATATTTCCACCTTTTATCTGCCCCTGGCCCATCTGAATCCCGTGGGATTCAATATGGCAATGGATCTGCGCACTAAAGTGACATTGACCCCATATCGCCGGGGCCGGATCAAGGTATCGTCCAGAGGTTTTGATTCTGCTGAATTTGATCATGGCAATGCCCCGTTTGATCATCCCATGGGACTGATGTTTGCCTGTGCCCAGTATTTCAACGCTCATGGGGTTCATATTCAGATCGATTCCGCATCCCCGCCCCGAAGTGCCCTGGGGGGATCTTCTTCTGCAGCCGTGGCCATTTTGGCCGCGTTTCATACGGTGTTTGAAAACCCGGTGGATCCGGCCCAGGTGGCCTGGCTGGCCCATTATATTGAATCCAGTGTGGCCGGGGTTCCCTGCGGGGTGCAGGACCAGGCTGCGGCCGCGTTCGGCGGGGCCCATATGTGGGCATGGAAAATAGGCGACCACGGCGGTCCTGTGTTTGACCGGTTTCCTGTGTTTGATTCAAAAGATGACCGAAAAAATTTCATTCCGCATATGCAAGTGGCCTACTGCGGCATTCCCCATGTGTCCAAAGATATCAACAGCCGGTGGGTTGCCTCGTTTGTCCAGGGGAAAACCCGAACGGTTTTTGCCCGGATTATTGAGATGACCCGGGCGTTTTACACGGCCATCCTAAATAAGGAGTATGCCGAAGCGGCGGATTTGATGATCAGAGAAACACGGCTTCGTCAACAGATGACCCCGGATGTGCTGGATGAAACCGGTGAAAAACTGTTTGATGCGGCTCAGGCCCACCAGTGCGGGGCCCGGTTTACCGGGGCCGGCGGCGGCGGATGTCTGTGGGCTGTGGGCGGGCAAAAGGATATGGTACTTCTGGCTGAATCCTGGCGGACCCTGCTTAAAGATATACCGGAGGCAAAACTGCTGGACACCCGCATCGATCCTGCGGGAATTTTGATTGAATGA
- a CDS encoding SurA N-terminal domain-containing protein produces the protein MNKKERPMMKKVLVWLTGLCLLGSAAWVSANQEIVDRIVAVINDDIITLSRLHKAVQPYLTQVTSSSKSETEKKQMIEDMEKQMLNTLIDRTLTRQEAVRQQISVSDEEVTSAIDNFKQQNGLDQEALEKGLESEGISLEEYRERVREDIMQSLLVNRVIRSRIIVTQADIDAYYQAHPEMFKKERKYHLRNILAASEADARTALSRLDQGLSFPEAARQFSVAPNADDGGDLGEFEIQTFNDTIKTAVQPLKKGAYSGVITTGQGHQIIYVEDIIETGGQSIEQVKDEIQDILYQKQAEEKFTKWIESLKKNAHIKIML, from the coding sequence ATGAACAAAAAGGAACGCCCCATGATGAAAAAAGTCCTTGTATGGTTGACAGGACTCTGTCTGTTAGGATCAGCCGCGTGGGTGTCGGCAAACCAGGAAATCGTGGATCGGATCGTTGCGGTGATCAATGATGACATCATTACCTTATCCCGGCTGCACAAAGCGGTTCAACCTTATTTGACCCAGGTGACATCTTCCTCGAAATCTGAAACTGAAAAAAAGCAGATGATTGAGGACATGGAAAAACAGATGCTCAATACCCTGATCGACCGGACCCTTACCCGGCAGGAGGCTGTCCGCCAGCAGATCTCGGTTTCCGATGAGGAAGTGACGTCCGCCATTGACAATTTCAAGCAACAAAACGGCCTGGATCAGGAAGCCCTTGAAAAAGGGCTTGAATCCGAAGGCATCTCTTTGGAAGAATACCGTGAACGGGTCCGGGAGGATATCATGCAGTCGTTGCTGGTCAACCGGGTGATCCGGTCCCGGATCATCGTGACCCAGGCTGATATTGATGCCTATTATCAGGCGCATCCGGAAATGTTCAAAAAAGAACGCAAATATCATCTTCGCAATATTCTTGCAGCCTCGGAAGCCGATGCCCGAACGGCTTTGTCCCGGCTGGATCAGGGGCTTTCCTTTCCAGAGGCTGCCCGGCAGTTTTCTGTGGCCCCCAATGCCGATGACGGCGGAGATCTGGGTGAGTTTGAGATCCAGACCTTTAATGACACCATTAAAACTGCGGTGCAGCCATTGAAAAAAGGGGCGTATTCCGGGGTCATTACCACCGGACAGGGGCATCAGATTATTTATGTGGAAGATATCATTGAGACCGGTGGACAGTCCATCGAGCAGGTCAAAGACGAAATTCAGGATATTTTGTATCAAAAACAGGCCGAAGAAAAGTTCACCAAGTGGATCGAATCTTTGAAAAAAAATGCCCATATCAAGATCATGCTGTAG